The genomic segment ACCCAGGTGTCAGGGAGCCGGTTTCAATTCCCAGAACTGCGGCGGGATTGCAGGTGAGACAGGCAATCGCCTCAGTGAGGCTGATCGCTCCTTCGTCCACCAGCTTCAAGGTGAGCGGCAACAAAGTTTCAAGTCCCGATATGCCAGCAGCCGTCTGAACAAACGGAGCCAGTTTGTCATCAATCCGACAGGGTCGGTGATCCGAGCAGATGACAGAGATTGATCCGTCCCTCAAACCTTGTCTCAATCCGCTGCGATCATCTTCGCTGCGCAACGGCGGCTGCACGTGGCACATGGTATCGAATCCCTCGACGTCGAATTCCGTGAGCAGCAGATTGTGAACGGCTACATCGGCACTGACGTTCAGTCCCCTTCGTTTCGACTCCGCAATCATGCTGACGGATCGGGCGCAGGAGATCTGGCTGAAATGTGCCCGCACACCTGTTGTCTCGACCAGGGCAAGGTCTCTCGCGACGGCGACGGTCTCTGCGGCCTCCGGTACTGCTGGCAACCCTAGGCGCGTACTGATCTCTCCCTCGTGTACACATCCATTGCCGGCCAGCCAGGGATCGAACGAATGAATGAATACCGTGATGTCAAACGTTGATGCATACTGCATCGCCCGTCGCATCAGCAAGGTGCTGCGAACGGGTGAGCGCGCATTGCTCACCCCGACACAGCCAGCGGCCTTCAGGGCTGCCATCTCTGTCAGAGTCTCGCCTTGAAGCCCGATGGTCAGCGCTCCCAAAGGCAGGATATTCGGACCCGACTGCTGTTCCATATTGGTACGAATCATATGCGCCATCGCCGGCGTGTCGACGACCGGCTGGGTGTCAGGTTGAATGCAGGCAGTGGTGATGCCACCGGACAGGGCGGCTTTGGACTCGGTTTGCAGTGTCGATGACTGACTTGAGCCGCGTTCGCCCATCTTTGCGTTAAGGTCGATCAGGCCGGGACAGACGATCAGTCCGGACGCATCGATTTCACGGTCAAATGAAAGACTGGAAGCCTCGGAAGGGTCAGCAACCCGATGATTCCTGACAAAAACATCACCAACCGAGTCGACGCCATTGGCAGGGTCGATCACCCGACCGTTTCGTATCGCAGTGGTTTTCATGATGCCGATTCCGGCTTCTTGCCAGTGCCGCCCATGATTTTTGCAATGACCGCCATTCTGACGGCGATGCCGTTGGAGACTTGGGAGAGAATGACCGAGCGTGAACCGTCGGCGACGGATGATGCGATTTCAAGACCCCGATTGATCGGGCCTGGATGCATGACGATCGCGTCCGGTTTCGCCAGTTTCAGTTTTTCTTCGGTCAGACCGTAACACTGATAATATTCCCTCGGGCTTGGGACCAACTGACCCTCCATACGCTCCATCTGCAGTCGCAACATCACGACCACATCAACATCCTTGAGCCCCCTGGCCATATCCGTATAGACCTGGACACCCATCTTTTCCACGCCGGTTGGAATCAGCGTCTTGGGGGCTACGATTCTCACCTCGCCGGCACCGAGCACATTCAGTGCGGTTATCTCCGAGCGAGCAACCCTGGAATGGAGAATATCTCCGACCACCGCAACGGTGATGTTCTCGAAGGAATGTTTATGCTGGCGGATCGTCAGCATATCCAGCAAAGCCTGAGTAGGGTGCGAATAGCGTCCATCACCCGCGTTGATGATATGGACGTGAGGGGG from the Acidiferrobacterales bacterium genome contains:
- a CDS encoding dihydroorotase, with protein sequence MKTTAIRNGRVIDPANGVDSVGDVFVRNHRVADPSEASSLSFDREIDASGLIVCPGLIDLNAKMGERGSSQSSTLQTESKAALSGGITTACIQPDTQPVVDTPAMAHMIRTNMEQQSGPNILPLGALTIGLQGETLTEMAALKAAGCVGVSNARSPVRSTLLMRRAMQYASTFDITVFIHSFDPWLAGNGCVHEGEISTRLGLPAVPEAAETVAVARDLALVETTGVRAHFSQISCARSVSMIAESKRRGLNVSADVAVHNLLLTEFDVEGFDTMCHVQPPLRSEDDRSGLRQGLRDGSISVICSDHRPCRIDDKLAPFVQTAAGISGLETLLPLTLKLVDEGAISLTEAIACLTCNPAAVLGIETGSLTPGSAADICIFDPERTWTVNPDDMLSGGRNTPFAGTRMRGRVTHTFSGGKLVVS
- a CDS encoding aspartate carbamoyltransferase catalytic subunit encodes the protein MPQDLQIDSDGQLRHFISIQALPRELIENILELAESYIDFAARGSKKVPLLRGKTVVNLFFEPSTRTRTTFEIAAKRLSADVINLQSDSMSTVKGETILDTVKTLQAMHTDTFIVRHKNSGAANLIAKHVPPHVHIINAGDGRYSHPTQALLDMLTIRQHKHSFENITVAVVGDILHSRVARSEITALNVLGAGEVRIVAPKTLIPTGVEKMGVQVYTDMARGLKDVDVVVMLRLQMERMEGQLVPSPREYYQCYGLTEEKLKLAKPDAIVMHPGPINRGLEIASSVADGSRSVILSQVSNGIAVRMAVIAKIMGGTGKKPESAS